TCAAAAAGTGAGGTTGTGATTACAAAAACCAACATGTTTGTGATGTTTGAAGACAACTTTTTCCAGCAATACACACCGAGACGTAACTCGTATTTGCTCATTTTGCCCTATTTGATGTACTTTTCCAGTGAAGTCTTGCGGAAACGTTTGCACAATCCTTTCCGTAACCTTAtgttttataacagttttaacacTCCTGGCGATATTTGCGGTCGATTTGACCCAAAAAGTCCACATTGTTTATATTGGCGGAGCGGCCCCAAAGCATATCACCAATGAGAAATTCCTAAGTGTGGCCCTGGACGCGTCCGTAATCGCCAATGGGTTCAAACATTTCGACTTGAAGTATTTGAACCAAATTTCGCGCCAGTTTGATTAGTTTGAACCTTGTAGAAGCGAGAAAGTGATCAAATTGATGAAAGCCCTCTCGCCTGCGTATTTACGAATTGGGGGCACAATGGCCGATCGattgattttttctacaaccgAGTCACTGCATTTCAAACACTTGGGCCCCAAAGTTGACGGTGGTGAATGTTCCTATGAGGAAAGATACTGTGATGCTTTAAATCGGCCTAACTTTACGATGAATTCACACGAATGGTTGCAATTGAATGAATTGGCCCAGAAAACCaatcttgaaattatttttgatttgaattCGTTGAGGCGGTTCGATGACGGGGCTTGGGATTACACAAATGCTGAGACGCTGATTCGGTTTTCGAGTCAACACAATCTGAACGTAAACTGGGAGTTGGGCAATggtattttacataatttatttaccatcATTTTTTCTGTTAATTCTTAGAACCCAATGCTTATCGCCACCAATTCGACTACGAGGTGCAACCAGCTCAGTTGGCTCATGATTTTCAAACCCTTCgtaacattttacaaaaatatccACTTTACCAAAAATCACTTGTTGTGGGTCCTGATGTTACGCGACCCCAAAACACTAACAATCAAAGTCGTATTTACTTGTCTGAGTTTTTAAAACATGGCATTGATGTGATTGATGCGGTGACTTGGCATCAGtaagttcaaaaataattgaacaTTGTtactttctaaaataaaattatagatattattttaatggtGCAACTGCA
The sequence above is a segment of the Tribolium castaneum strain GA2 chromosome 9, icTriCast1.1, whole genome shotgun sequence genome. Coding sequences within it:
- the LOC659639 gene encoding heparanase, giving the protein MFVMFEDNFFQQYTPRLKSCGNVCTILSVTLCFITVLTLLAIFAVDLTQKVHIVYIGGAAPKHITNEKFLSVALDASVIANGFKHFDLKSEKVIKLMKALSPAYLRIGGTMADRLIFSTTESLHFKHLGPKVDGGECSYEERYCDALNRPNFTMNSHEWLQLNELAQKTNLEIIFDLNSLRRFDDGAWDYTNAETLIRFSSQHNLNVNWELGNEPNAYRHQFDYEVQPAQLAHDFQTLRNILQKYPLYQKSLVVGPDVTRPQNTNNQSRIYLSEFLKHGIDVIDAVTWHQYYFNGATAKVGDFLDVRNFDVLQWQIDTIKDIVHKEGVKKIWLGETSSAYGGGAPHLSNRYIATFLWLDKLGLAAKNGLDVVIRQSIYAGNYALINCYYNPSPDWWVSILYKKLVAPKVVECRLGQSERVRLYCQCTPVKSYFDNKPSVTVFGLNLHNRKAKIRFEGITPAKDLKVNAYVLTTVERIDSRFIFLNNRLLQLNETHDVPNLLPVTIPADPYVEMPPFSLGFWVVPITSNVLPYC